One window of Elaeis guineensis isolate ETL-2024a chromosome 11, EG11, whole genome shotgun sequence genomic DNA carries:
- the LOC105034263 gene encoding uncharacterized protein isoform X1 — translation MANQGAKKRKEENRKHMAMLLRVIIASNVLYVLVRMLMFYSTFTWKHWVGLLITSAAYGVSYQQLATMAKPAYSDDGELLDGGYDMTTGGVCGYLHDVIYITSFVQLTSIISGKFWWTYLVVGVEDEKSRKKREKMEKKVARGKIVRTRNR, via the exons ATGGCGAACCAGGGAgccaagaagaggaaggaggagaacagGAAGCACATGGCCATGCTCCTTCGCGTCATCATCGCCTCCAAC GTATTATATGTCTTGGTGAGAATGCTTATGTTTTATTCAACTTTCACTTGGAAGCATTGGGTTGGTCTACTTATTACGTCGGCTGCCTATGGAGTTTCATATCAACAACTTGCTACCATGGCAAAACCCGCATACTCTGATGATGGTGAACTCCTAGATGGTGGGTATGACATGACGACTGGTGGAGTCTGTGG TTATCTGCATGATGTGATCTACATAACAAGTTTTGTACAGCTGACATCCATTATCTCTGGTAAATTTTGGTGGACTTATTTAGTG GTGGGTGTGGAGGATGAGAAGAGCCGGAAGAAAAGggaaaagatggagaagaaggtTGCCAGGGGCAAAATTGTTAGAACAAGGAATAGGTGA
- the LOC105034264 gene encoding carotene epsilon-monooxygenase, chloroplastic isoform X1 has translation MASSSLLPSLLSPFPTRPPNHHFFFRRKPLPLVTASSLGNPPPRSKTGTKTSTGSGSWVSPDWLTALARSLAPRDDSGIPVANAKLEDVSDLLGGALFLPLFKWMLEYGPVYRLAAGSRNFVVVSDPAIAKHVLRSYGTKYAKGLVSEVSQFLFGSGFATAEGSLWTARRRAVVPSLHKKYLSVMVDKVFCKCAQRLVDKLRPYAANGAAVNMEEKFSQLTLDVIGLSLFNYNFDSLTSDSPVIESVYTALKEAEARSTDILPYWKIYLLRKIIPRQIRAEKAVTIIRKTVEELITKCKEIVEAEDEQIDGEEYVNESDPSILRFLLASREEVTSVQLRDDLLSMLVAGHETTGSVLTWTLYLLSKDSSTLIKAQQEVDKVLQGRLPRYEDVKELKYLMCCINESMRLYPHPPVLIRRAQVADILPGDYKVNAAQDIMISVYNIHRSPQVWDRAEEFLPERFDLEGPVPNETNTDFRFIPFSGGPRKCVGDQFALLEAIVALAIFLQHMDFRLVPDQNITMTTGATIHTMNGLYMTLSPRKVQHDCAFL, from the exons ATGGCCTCTTCCTCTCTACTCCCTTCTCTTTTGTCTCCTTTCCCCACCCGCCCTCCCAACCACCACTTCTTCTTCAGAAGGAAACCCCTTCCCTTGGTCACGGCCTCGTCCCTCGGCAACCCCCCTCCCAGGAGCAAGACCGGGACCAAGACCAGCACCGGCTCGGGCTCTTGGGTGAGCCCGGACTGGCTTACTGCTCTCGCCCGCTCCCTCGCCCCCCGCGACGACTCCGGCATCCCCGTGGCCAATGCCAAGCTGGAGGACGTCTCCGACCTCCTGGGCGGCGCCCTCTTCCTCCCACTCTTCAAGTGGATGCTCGAGTACGGCCCCGTCTACCGCCTCGCCGCCGGCTCCCGCAATTTCGTCGTCGTCAGCGACCCCGCCATCGCCAAGCACGTCCTGCGCAGCTACGGCACCAAGTACGCCAAAGGCCTCGTCTCCGAGGTCTCCCAGTTCCTCTTCGGCTCCGGCTTCGCCACCGCCGAGGGCTCCCTTTGGACC GCGAGGCGCAGAGCAGTTGTTCCATCTCTTCATAAGAAATATTTGTCGGTGATGGTTGATAAGGTGTTCTGCAAATGTGCTCAAAGATTGGTGGACAAGCTTCGGCCGTACGCTGCAAATGGTGCTGCAGTGAACATGGAGGAGAAGTTCTCTCAATTGACCTTAGATGTGATAGGCTTGTCTCTGTTCAACTACAATTTTGACTCGCTTACTTCAGATAGTCCGGTTATTGAGTCAGTTTACACTGCATTAAAAGAGGCGGAGGCTCGCTCCACTGACATTTTACCATATTGGAAG ATCTATCTTCTAAGGAAGATAATACCTAGGCAGATAAGAGCAGAGAAAGCAGTTACCATAATAAGAAAGACTGTTGAAGAACTTATTACAAAGTGCAAAGAGATTGTAGAGGCTGAAGATGAACAAATTGATGGGGAGGAGTATGTAAATGAGTCAGATCCTAGCATCCTTCGTTTTTTACTAGCTAGCCGTGAAGAG GTTACTAGTGTACAATTGCGAGATGATCTTTTATCGATGTTGGTTGCGGGTCATGAAACAACTGGCTCAGTATTGACATGGACACTTTATCTTTTAAGTAAG GATTCATCTACTTTAATAAAGGCACAGCAAGAGGTTGACAAagttctacaaggaagacttcctaGATATGAAGATGTCAAAGAGCTGAAGTACTTGATGTGTTGCATAAATGAATCCATGCGTCTTTACCCACATCCTCCA GTTTTGATTAGGCGGGCTCAAGTTGCTGACATACTTCCTGGAGATTATAAGGTTAATGCTGCTCAAGACATAATGATTTCTGTGTATAATATACATAGGTCACCTCAG GTGTGGGATAGAGCTGAAGAATTTCTGCCTGAAAGATTTGACCTGGAAGGACCAGTTCCAAATGAGACAAATACTGACTTCAG ATTCATCCCGTTCAGTGGAGGGCCACGCAAATGTGTGGGAGACCAGTTTGCCTTGCTTGAAGCAATTGTAGCACTAGCAATCTTTTTGCAGCATATGGACTTCAGACTGGTTCCTGATCAAAATATCACCATGACCACTGGAGCTACTATTCATACAATGAAT GGTTTGTATATGACGTTAAGTCCACGGAAAGTGCAGCATGATTGTGCTTTTCTTTGA
- the LOC105034264 gene encoding carotene epsilon-monooxygenase, chloroplastic isoform X3, with translation MASSSLLPSLLSPFPTRPPNHHFFFRRKPLPLVTASSLGNPPPRSKTGTKTSTGSGSWVSPDWLTALARSLAPRDDSGIPVANAKLEDVSDLLGGALFLPLFKWMLEYGPVYRLAAGSRNFVVVSDPAIAKHVLRSYGTKYAKGLVSEVSQFLFGSGFATAEGSLWTARRRAVVPSLHKKYLSVMVDKVFCKCAQRLVDKLRPYAANGAAVNMEEKFSQLTLDVIGLSLFNYNFDSLTSDSPVIESVYTALKEAEARSTDILPYWKIYLLRKIIPRQIRAEKAVTIIRKTVEELITKCKEIVEAEDEQIDGEEYVNESDPSILRFLLASREEVTSVQLRDDLLSMLVAGHETTGSVLTWTLYLLSKDSSTLIKAQQEVDKVLQGRLPRYEDVKELKYLMCCINESMRLYPHPPVLIRRAQVADILPGDYKVNAAQDIMISVYNIHRSPQFFQGVG, from the exons ATGGCCTCTTCCTCTCTACTCCCTTCTCTTTTGTCTCCTTTCCCCACCCGCCCTCCCAACCACCACTTCTTCTTCAGAAGGAAACCCCTTCCCTTGGTCACGGCCTCGTCCCTCGGCAACCCCCCTCCCAGGAGCAAGACCGGGACCAAGACCAGCACCGGCTCGGGCTCTTGGGTGAGCCCGGACTGGCTTACTGCTCTCGCCCGCTCCCTCGCCCCCCGCGACGACTCCGGCATCCCCGTGGCCAATGCCAAGCTGGAGGACGTCTCCGACCTCCTGGGCGGCGCCCTCTTCCTCCCACTCTTCAAGTGGATGCTCGAGTACGGCCCCGTCTACCGCCTCGCCGCCGGCTCCCGCAATTTCGTCGTCGTCAGCGACCCCGCCATCGCCAAGCACGTCCTGCGCAGCTACGGCACCAAGTACGCCAAAGGCCTCGTCTCCGAGGTCTCCCAGTTCCTCTTCGGCTCCGGCTTCGCCACCGCCGAGGGCTCCCTTTGGACC GCGAGGCGCAGAGCAGTTGTTCCATCTCTTCATAAGAAATATTTGTCGGTGATGGTTGATAAGGTGTTCTGCAAATGTGCTCAAAGATTGGTGGACAAGCTTCGGCCGTACGCTGCAAATGGTGCTGCAGTGAACATGGAGGAGAAGTTCTCTCAATTGACCTTAGATGTGATAGGCTTGTCTCTGTTCAACTACAATTTTGACTCGCTTACTTCAGATAGTCCGGTTATTGAGTCAGTTTACACTGCATTAAAAGAGGCGGAGGCTCGCTCCACTGACATTTTACCATATTGGAAG ATCTATCTTCTAAGGAAGATAATACCTAGGCAGATAAGAGCAGAGAAAGCAGTTACCATAATAAGAAAGACTGTTGAAGAACTTATTACAAAGTGCAAAGAGATTGTAGAGGCTGAAGATGAACAAATTGATGGGGAGGAGTATGTAAATGAGTCAGATCCTAGCATCCTTCGTTTTTTACTAGCTAGCCGTGAAGAG GTTACTAGTGTACAATTGCGAGATGATCTTTTATCGATGTTGGTTGCGGGTCATGAAACAACTGGCTCAGTATTGACATGGACACTTTATCTTTTAAGTAAG GATTCATCTACTTTAATAAAGGCACAGCAAGAGGTTGACAAagttctacaaggaagacttcctaGATATGAAGATGTCAAAGAGCTGAAGTACTTGATGTGTTGCATAAATGAATCCATGCGTCTTTACCCACATCCTCCA GTTTTGATTAGGCGGGCTCAAGTTGCTGACATACTTCCTGGAGATTATAAGGTTAATGCTGCTCAAGACATAATGATTTCTGTGTATAATATACATAGGTCACCTCAG TTTTTCCAAGGTGTGGGATAG
- the LOC105034263 gene encoding uncharacterized protein isoform X2 yields the protein MANQGAKKRKEENRKHMAMLLRVIIASNVLYVLVRMLMFYSTFTWKHWVGLLITSAAYGVSYQQLATMAKPAYSDDGELLDGGYDMTTGGVCGYLHDVIYITSFVQLTSIISGKFWWTYLVIPAFGAYKIFGLLKGILFGGSSFLCSMQVGVEDEKSRKKREKMEKKVARGKIVRTRNR from the exons ATGGCGAACCAGGGAgccaagaagaggaaggaggagaacagGAAGCACATGGCCATGCTCCTTCGCGTCATCATCGCCTCCAAC GTATTATATGTCTTGGTGAGAATGCTTATGTTTTATTCAACTTTCACTTGGAAGCATTGGGTTGGTCTACTTATTACGTCGGCTGCCTATGGAGTTTCATATCAACAACTTGCTACCATGGCAAAACCCGCATACTCTGATGATGGTGAACTCCTAGATGGTGGGTATGACATGACGACTGGTGGAGTCTGTGG TTATCTGCATGATGTGATCTACATAACAAGTTTTGTACAGCTGACATCCATTATCTCTGGTAAATTTTGGTGGACTTATTTAGTG ATACCTGCATTTGGTGCATACAAGATTTTTGGTTTATTAAAAGGAATACTTTTTGGAGGTTCGAG TTTTCTATGTTCGATGCAGGTGGGTGTGGAGGATGAGAAGAGCCGGAAGAAAAGggaaaagatggagaagaaggtTGCCAGGGGCAAAATTGTTAGAACAAGGAATAGGTGA
- the LOC105034264 gene encoding carotene epsilon-monooxygenase, chloroplastic isoform X2 — protein MASSSLLPSLLSPFPTRPPNHHFFFRRKPLPLVTASSLGNPPPRSKTGTKTSTGSGSWVSPDWLTALARSLAPRDDSGIPVANAKLEDVSDLLGGALFLPLFKWMLEYGPVYRLAAGSRNFVVVSDPAIAKHVLRSYGTKYAKGLVSEVSQFLFGSGFATAEGSLWTARRRAVVPSLHKKYLSVMVDKVFCKCAQRLVDKLRPYAANGAAVNMEEKFSQLTLDVIGLSLFNYNFDSLTSDSPVIESVYTALKEAEARSTDILPYWKIYLLRKIIPRQIRAEKAVTIIRKTVEELITKCKEIVEAEDEQIDGEEYVNESDPSILRFLLASREEVTSVQLRDDLLSMLVAGHETTGSVLTWTLYLLSKDSSTLIKAQQEVDKVLQGRLPRYEDVKELKYLMCCINESMRLYPHPPVLIRRAQVADILPGDYKVNAAQDIMISVYNIHRSPQVWDRAEEFLPERFDLEGPVPNETNTDFSGGPRKCVGDQFALLEAIVALAIFLQHMDFRLVPDQNITMTTGATIHTMNGLYMTLSPRKVQHDCAFL, from the exons ATGGCCTCTTCCTCTCTACTCCCTTCTCTTTTGTCTCCTTTCCCCACCCGCCCTCCCAACCACCACTTCTTCTTCAGAAGGAAACCCCTTCCCTTGGTCACGGCCTCGTCCCTCGGCAACCCCCCTCCCAGGAGCAAGACCGGGACCAAGACCAGCACCGGCTCGGGCTCTTGGGTGAGCCCGGACTGGCTTACTGCTCTCGCCCGCTCCCTCGCCCCCCGCGACGACTCCGGCATCCCCGTGGCCAATGCCAAGCTGGAGGACGTCTCCGACCTCCTGGGCGGCGCCCTCTTCCTCCCACTCTTCAAGTGGATGCTCGAGTACGGCCCCGTCTACCGCCTCGCCGCCGGCTCCCGCAATTTCGTCGTCGTCAGCGACCCCGCCATCGCCAAGCACGTCCTGCGCAGCTACGGCACCAAGTACGCCAAAGGCCTCGTCTCCGAGGTCTCCCAGTTCCTCTTCGGCTCCGGCTTCGCCACCGCCGAGGGCTCCCTTTGGACC GCGAGGCGCAGAGCAGTTGTTCCATCTCTTCATAAGAAATATTTGTCGGTGATGGTTGATAAGGTGTTCTGCAAATGTGCTCAAAGATTGGTGGACAAGCTTCGGCCGTACGCTGCAAATGGTGCTGCAGTGAACATGGAGGAGAAGTTCTCTCAATTGACCTTAGATGTGATAGGCTTGTCTCTGTTCAACTACAATTTTGACTCGCTTACTTCAGATAGTCCGGTTATTGAGTCAGTTTACACTGCATTAAAAGAGGCGGAGGCTCGCTCCACTGACATTTTACCATATTGGAAG ATCTATCTTCTAAGGAAGATAATACCTAGGCAGATAAGAGCAGAGAAAGCAGTTACCATAATAAGAAAGACTGTTGAAGAACTTATTACAAAGTGCAAAGAGATTGTAGAGGCTGAAGATGAACAAATTGATGGGGAGGAGTATGTAAATGAGTCAGATCCTAGCATCCTTCGTTTTTTACTAGCTAGCCGTGAAGAG GTTACTAGTGTACAATTGCGAGATGATCTTTTATCGATGTTGGTTGCGGGTCATGAAACAACTGGCTCAGTATTGACATGGACACTTTATCTTTTAAGTAAG GATTCATCTACTTTAATAAAGGCACAGCAAGAGGTTGACAAagttctacaaggaagacttcctaGATATGAAGATGTCAAAGAGCTGAAGTACTTGATGTGTTGCATAAATGAATCCATGCGTCTTTACCCACATCCTCCA GTTTTGATTAGGCGGGCTCAAGTTGCTGACATACTTCCTGGAGATTATAAGGTTAATGCTGCTCAAGACATAATGATTTCTGTGTATAATATACATAGGTCACCTCAG GTGTGGGATAGAGCTGAAGAATTTCTGCCTGAAAGATTTGACCTGGAAGGACCAGTTCCAAATGAGACAAATACTGACTTCAG TGGAGGGCCACGCAAATGTGTGGGAGACCAGTTTGCCTTGCTTGAAGCAATTGTAGCACTAGCAATCTTTTTGCAGCATATGGACTTCAGACTGGTTCCTGATCAAAATATCACCATGACCACTGGAGCTACTATTCATACAATGAAT GGTTTGTATATGACGTTAAGTCCACGGAAAGTGCAGCATGATTGTGCTTTTCTTTGA